A DNA window from Allokutzneria albata contains the following coding sequences:
- the lpdA gene encoding dihydrolipoyl dehydrogenase, producing the protein MSTHFDVVVLGAGPGGYVAAIRSAQLGLRTAIIEERYWGGVCLNVGCIPSKALLRNAELVHLFQHEAKAYGIRVDGQVSFDYSAAFQRSRKVADGRVKGVHYLMKKNSITQFTGRGEFLDANSIRVGSDVVRFDHCVIAAGATTRLLPGTALGPRVVTYEEQILSEQLPESIVIAGAGAIGVEFAYVLHNYGVKVTIVEFADRMVPLEDAEVSAELAKRYRRLGIEVLTSTKVESIEDTGRDVRVTVSTKDGQRVLEADKVLQAIGFVPRVEGYGLERTGVRLTERGAIDIDGRCRTSVPHIFAIGDVTAKLMLAHAAESMGVIAAETIADAETMELDYVMIPRATYCQPQIASFGWTEAQAREKGFDVRVAKFPFTANGKAHGLGDAAGFVKIISDATHGELLGAHLIGPEVTELLPELTLAQQWDLTVHEVARNVHAHPTLGEAVKEAIHGLAGHMINM; encoded by the coding sequence ATGAGCACTCACTTCGACGTCGTGGTTCTGGGCGCTGGCCCGGGTGGGTACGTGGCCGCGATCCGGTCTGCCCAGCTGGGACTGCGGACGGCGATCATCGAGGAGCGGTACTGGGGCGGGGTCTGCCTCAACGTGGGCTGCATTCCCTCGAAGGCGCTGTTGCGCAACGCCGAGCTGGTGCACCTGTTCCAGCATGAGGCAAAGGCCTATGGCATCCGGGTGGACGGGCAGGTGTCCTTCGACTACTCGGCGGCGTTCCAGCGCAGCCGCAAGGTCGCGGACGGGCGCGTCAAGGGCGTGCACTACCTGATGAAGAAGAACTCGATCACCCAGTTCACCGGGCGGGGCGAGTTCCTGGACGCGAACTCGATCAGGGTCGGGTCAGACGTGGTGCGGTTCGACCACTGCGTCATCGCGGCGGGGGCGACGACGCGGTTGCTGCCGGGGACGGCGCTGGGGCCGCGGGTGGTGACCTACGAGGAGCAGATCCTCAGCGAGCAGCTGCCGGAGAGCATCGTGATCGCGGGTGCTGGCGCGATCGGGGTCGAGTTCGCGTACGTGCTGCACAACTACGGCGTCAAGGTGACGATCGTGGAGTTCGCCGATCGGATGGTCCCGCTGGAGGACGCCGAGGTGTCGGCGGAGCTGGCGAAGCGGTATCGGCGGCTGGGCATCGAGGTGCTGACCTCGACGAAGGTGGAGTCCATCGAGGACACCGGTCGTGATGTGCGGGTGACCGTGTCCACGAAGGACGGTCAGAGGGTGCTGGAGGCCGACAAGGTCCTGCAGGCGATCGGGTTCGTGCCGCGGGTGGAGGGCTACGGCCTGGAGCGGACCGGGGTGCGGTTGACCGAGCGCGGTGCGATCGACATCGACGGCCGGTGCCGGACGAGTGTTCCGCACATCTTCGCCATCGGTGACGTGACGGCGAAGCTGATGCTGGCCCACGCCGCGGAGTCGATGGGGGTCATCGCGGCGGAGACCATCGCCGACGCGGAGACGATGGAGCTGGACTACGTGATGATCCCGCGGGCGACGTACTGCCAGCCGCAGATCGCCAGCTTCGGGTGGACCGAGGCGCAGGCGCGGGAGAAGGGCTTCGACGTCCGGGTGGCGAAGTTCCCGTTCACCGCGAACGGGAAGGCGCACGGGCTCGGGGACGCCGCGGGCTTCGTGAAGATCATCAGCGATGCCACGCACGGGGAGCTGCTGGGTGCGCACCTGATCGGGCCGGAGGTGACGGAGCTGTTGCCGGAGCTGACGCTGGCGCAGCAGTGGGACCTGACGGTGCACGAGGTGGCGCGCAACGTGCACGCGCACCCGACGCTGGGCGAGGCGGTGAAGGAGGCCATCCACGGCCTGGCCGGTCACATGATCAACATGTGA
- a CDS encoding TFIIB-type zinc ribbon-containing protein, with the protein MICPKCQNVMQTVDRQGVHIEQCTGCRGIFLDRGELEQIAAAEQRYYNAAPPPPYAGGHPGHHDSPRPYRGHHDSPRPYRGGYHDSPRPYHGGHHDSPRPYGHKKKKSFFDQLFD; encoded by the coding sequence GTGATTTGTCCCAAGTGTCAGAACGTGATGCAGACCGTGGATCGCCAGGGTGTCCACATCGAGCAGTGCACCGGCTGCCGGGGCATCTTCCTCGATCGTGGGGAGCTGGAGCAGATCGCGGCGGCCGAGCAGCGCTACTACAACGCCGCGCCGCCTCCGCCCTACGCCGGTGGGCACCCGGGTCACCACGATTCGCCGAGGCCCTACCGCGGGCACCACGATTCGCCGCGGCCGTACCGGGGCGGGTACCACGATTCGCCTCGTCCGTACCACGGTGGGCACCACGACTCGCCCCGGCCGTACGGGCACAAGAAGAAGAAGAGTTTCTTCGACCAGCTGTTCGACTGA
- a CDS encoding AAA family ATPase → MTGPSGTGKSTVCRELAARLSEHVVVLEQDVLWVDGLRDPAENHRAFRSTWLRVISMIQQNGRPVLLCGTVVPPEFEPLPERALFADVHYLALMCEPEVLAERLRRRPAWRGWSEPRIAETLEYAQWLRDEGASLSPPVGLLDTTGVPVAETVDAVCSWVAKTLGLAQALGESPA, encoded by the coding sequence TTGACCGGGCCGAGTGGCACGGGGAAGTCGACGGTGTGCCGGGAGTTGGCGGCGCGCCTGTCCGAGCATGTCGTGGTGCTGGAGCAGGACGTGCTGTGGGTGGACGGTCTGCGTGATCCGGCGGAGAACCATCGGGCGTTCCGGTCGACGTGGCTGCGGGTGATCTCGATGATCCAGCAGAACGGGCGGCCGGTGCTGTTGTGCGGGACGGTGGTGCCGCCGGAGTTCGAGCCGTTGCCGGAGCGGGCGTTGTTCGCCGATGTGCACTACCTGGCGTTGATGTGCGAGCCGGAGGTGCTGGCGGAGCGGTTGCGGCGGCGGCCGGCGTGGCGCGGGTGGTCGGAGCCGCGGATCGCGGAGACGCTGGAGTACGCGCAGTGGCTGCGTGACGAGGGTGCGTCGTTGTCTCCGCCGGTGGGGTTGCTGGACACCACGGGTGTTCCGGTGGCCGAGACCGTGGACGCGGTGTGCTCGTGGGTGGCGAAGACCTTGGGGTTGGCTCAGGCGCTCGGGGAGTCACCCGCATAG